In one window of Kitasatospora sp. MMS16-BH015 DNA:
- a CDS encoding PIG-L family deacetylase, whose protein sequence is MPRRPWTRRAVLGAGLAVLPFTELLRSYPLDDRAAEAEVTGTGPLPEGSWSGSYLQIIAHPDDDLYFMNPPLQRAIAQGAPVATVVLTAGEADGKNSSNDSPEHDATDADKAAYTEARHNGLRSAYALMATGDQHAGWRREAVPVADGAVLERCTLNARPTVQLWFCNLGQRLHEEAKAPNGTGVRLRTLWSGAVPAESTLPGAGSPVTAPQDFTRDRVTAVLLDLLKLHRPTTVRTLDPDPEHDPSEKGITAADHIDHTATAQFALAALREYTAATGMQPVVEHYRGYSSKFWPSNLGPADKAEKRHYLMPYAGYGARSCPAHSCGDFQVRPDPGATTHLISTISRYPAATDWLQADGTGRLNAFAVLGGRLVHWREQTPGGEFALVGPLPGEWLLPTVRVLADRAGRLHLVALRRTAGAHGTVGVEVVHTAQADPGGSFAAWESLAGPDHGNRRHLMRREIGTPAAAFDSAGRLHVFVRDFAHELAHRVLTPGGGWSHWTGLGGKQLQDAVTAHTLASGEVEVFASDVRNAWRWRQSGPVAFTPSRVGFAIPVAGALTPVEATPGRTTLYYRQGRSGTVTALRERSNGWPLLPAGLDGHGGQGEVTALHTPDGDLVAHRNDATTLTLRSGSGWADTGGPVTGAPALAHDRLGRLVLAAIGTDARLHVARTREAGLRSPFAPWHTV, encoded by the coding sequence GTGCCCCGCCGTCCGTGGACCAGGCGGGCCGTCCTGGGTGCCGGACTCGCCGTACTGCCGTTCACCGAACTGCTGCGCTCGTACCCGCTCGACGACCGGGCCGCCGAGGCCGAGGTGACCGGCACCGGTCCGCTGCCCGAGGGCAGCTGGTCGGGCTCCTACCTGCAGATCATCGCCCACCCGGACGACGACCTGTACTTCATGAACCCCCCGCTCCAGCGCGCCATCGCCCAGGGCGCGCCGGTGGCCACCGTGGTGCTCACCGCCGGCGAGGCGGACGGCAAGAACAGCTCCAACGACAGCCCCGAGCACGACGCCACCGACGCCGACAAGGCCGCCTACACGGAGGCCCGGCACAACGGCCTGCGCTCGGCCTACGCCCTGATGGCCACCGGCGACCAGCACGCCGGCTGGCGCCGCGAGGCCGTCCCGGTGGCCGACGGCGCCGTGCTGGAGCGCTGCACCCTGAACGCCCGCCCGACCGTGCAGCTCTGGTTCTGCAACCTCGGCCAGCGCCTGCACGAGGAGGCCAAGGCCCCGAACGGCACCGGCGTGCGGCTGCGCACCCTGTGGTCCGGGGCCGTCCCCGCGGAGTCCACCCTGCCGGGCGCCGGCTCCCCGGTCACGGCGCCGCAGGACTTCACCCGGGACCGCGTCACAGCCGTCCTGCTGGACCTGCTCAAGCTCCACCGTCCGACCACCGTGCGCACCCTCGACCCGGATCCGGAGCACGACCCCTCCGAGAAGGGGATCACCGCCGCCGACCACATCGACCACACCGCCACCGCCCAGTTCGCCCTCGCTGCCCTGCGCGAATACACGGCCGCCACCGGCATGCAGCCGGTGGTCGAGCACTACCGCGGCTACAGCAGCAAGTTCTGGCCCTCCAACCTCGGCCCGGCCGACAAGGCGGAGAAGCGCCACTATCTGATGCCCTACGCCGGGTACGGCGCGCGCTCCTGCCCGGCGCACAGCTGCGGAGACTTCCAGGTCCGCCCCGACCCGGGCGCCACCACCCACCTGATCAGCACGATCTCCCGCTACCCGGCCGCCACCGACTGGCTGCAGGCGGACGGCACCGGTCGGCTCAACGCCTTCGCCGTACTCGGCGGCCGACTGGTCCACTGGCGCGAGCAGACGCCGGGAGGCGAGTTCGCGCTCGTCGGGCCGCTGCCCGGGGAGTGGCTGCTGCCCACCGTTCGGGTGCTCGCCGACCGGGCAGGCCGACTCCACCTGGTCGCGCTGCGGCGCACCGCCGGGGCCCACGGCACCGTCGGAGTCGAGGTGGTGCACACCGCCCAGGCCGACCCGGGCGGCTCGTTCGCCGCCTGGGAGAGCCTCGCCGGGCCCGACCACGGCAACCGCCGCCACCTGATGCGCCGGGAGATCGGCACCCCCGCCGCCGCCTTCGACTCCGCCGGGCGGCTGCACGTCTTCGTCCGGGACTTCGCCCACGAGCTGGCCCACCGGGTACTGACGCCGGGCGGTGGCTGGAGCCACTGGACCGGCCTGGGCGGCAAGCAGCTGCAGGACGCCGTCACCGCGCACACACTCGCCTCCGGCGAGGTCGAGGTCTTCGCCAGCGACGTGCGCAACGCCTGGCGCTGGCGGCAGAGCGGCCCGGTCGCCTTCACCCCGAGCCGGGTCGGCTTCGCCATCCCGGTGGCCGGGGCCCTCACCCCGGTCGAGGCCACACCCGGGCGGACGACCCTCTACTACCGCCAGGGGCGCAGCGGCACGGTCACCGCTCTGCGCGAGCGGAGCAACGGCTGGCCACTACTCCCGGCCGGCTTGGACGGGCACGGCGGCCAGGGGGAGGTGACCGCCCTGCACACCCCGGACGGCGACCTGGTGGCCCACCGCAACGACGCCACCACCCTCACCCTGCGCAGCGGGAGCGGCTGGGCCGACACCGGCGGCCCGGTCACCGGCGCCCCGGCCTTGGCCCACGACCGGCTGGGCAGGCTGGTGCTCGCCGCGATCGGCACCGACGCCCGACTGCACGTCGCCCGCACCCGAGAGGCCGGGCTCCGCAGCCCGTTCGCTCCCTGGCACACCGTCTGA
- a CDS encoding FG-GAP-like repeat-containing protein: MVVHSSVGGPNARIRLVNPFASSDVRVDHATIAVQASGATPAGPPVDLRFGGGLQTVIPHGGEVYSDDASGFTVPADRNLIVSIHLPDAVSSPAYHAYALTSSYAAADGADHAADQGPGAFTTAFDHWAYLGGIDVTAAPGGGTIVALGDSQTDGGATTKDANRRWVNDYARTLLAQGSPLGVVDMGISGNSLTADAPDTDAAHGVSAKNRFERDVLHQPGVRSVILYEGINDIAYGGASDSTIEAAIHDLAGRAHGAGLSFTAATIPPFGGHPTYTPAKDQVRACVNAYLRATADVDRVVDFDQATRDPLAPEQLFAGYYNPANDHLHLNDNGNQVLADTVLTPPAPAGVTLNFAQTVAGDFTGSGRSDLIAVDSTGTLYRWPGHGDGTFGAPVKLTAGWTFTQTTAADFTSDGIADLVAKDATGTLYLWSGNRSGTFSLPVRLTGGWNFTQTTAADFTSDGIADLVAKDATGTLYLWSGNRSGTFSLPVRLTGGWNFTQTTAADFTGDGIADLVARDDTTGTLYHWAGHGDGTFGGRAALLTGWGPDSQTTASTFRGTGRADLIARDDTTGELREWDNTGGAAFSRPLRITAGW; this comes from the coding sequence ATGGTCGTCCACAGCAGTGTCGGCGGCCCCAACGCCCGCATCCGCCTGGTCAATCCGTTCGCCTCTTCGGACGTCCGGGTGGACCACGCCACCATCGCCGTCCAGGCGAGCGGCGCCACCCCGGCCGGCCCCCCGGTCGACCTCCGCTTCGGCGGCGGCCTGCAGACCGTCATCCCGCACGGCGGTGAGGTCTACAGCGACGACGCTTCCGGCTTCACTGTGCCGGCCGACCGGAACCTGATCGTCAGCATCCACCTGCCCGACGCGGTGAGCTCGCCCGCGTACCACGCCTATGCCCTCACCTCCTCCTACGCGGCCGCCGACGGCGCCGACCACGCCGCCGACCAAGGCCCCGGCGCCTTCACCACCGCCTTCGACCACTGGGCGTACCTGGGCGGGATCGACGTCACCGCAGCCCCCGGCGGCGGGACGATCGTGGCGCTCGGCGACTCGCAGACCGACGGCGGCGCCACCACGAAGGACGCCAACCGCCGCTGGGTCAACGACTACGCCCGCACCCTGCTGGCCCAGGGCAGTCCGCTGGGCGTGGTCGACATGGGGATCTCCGGCAACAGCCTGACCGCCGACGCACCGGACACCGACGCCGCGCACGGCGTCAGTGCGAAGAACCGGTTCGAACGGGACGTGCTGCACCAGCCGGGCGTCCGCTCGGTCATCCTCTACGAGGGGATCAACGACATCGCCTACGGCGGCGCGAGCGACAGCACGATCGAGGCCGCCATCCACGACCTCGCCGGCCGGGCCCACGGTGCCGGGCTCTCCTTCACCGCCGCCACCATCCCCCCGTTCGGCGGCCACCCCACCTACACGCCCGCGAAGGACCAGGTCCGGGCCTGCGTGAACGCCTACCTTCGGGCCACCGCCGACGTCGACCGCGTGGTGGACTTCGATCAGGCCACCCGTGACCCGCTGGCGCCCGAGCAGCTGTTCGCCGGGTACTACAACCCCGCCAACGACCACCTGCACCTCAACGACAACGGCAACCAGGTGCTGGCCGACACCGTACTCACCCCGCCCGCCCCGGCCGGCGTCACGCTGAACTTCGCCCAGACAGTGGCCGGCGACTTCACCGGCTCGGGCCGCAGCGACCTGATCGCCGTGGACTCCACCGGCACCCTCTACCGCTGGCCCGGCCACGGCGACGGCACCTTCGGCGCCCCGGTCAAGCTCACCGCCGGCTGGACGTTCACCCAGACCACCGCCGCCGACTTCACCAGCGACGGCATCGCCGACCTCGTCGCCAAGGACGCCACCGGCACCCTCTACCTCTGGTCCGGCAACCGCAGCGGCACCTTCAGCCTGCCGGTCAGACTGACCGGCGGCTGGAACTTCACCCAGACCACCGCCGCCGACTTCACCAGCGACGGCATCGCCGACCTCGTCGCCAAGGACGCCACCGGCACCCTCTACCTCTGGTCCGGCAACCGCAGCGGCACCTTCAGCCTGCCGGTCAGACTGACCGGCGGCTGGAACTTCACCCAGACCACCGCCGCCGACTTCACCGGCGACGGCATCGCCGACCTCGTCGCCCGGGACGACACCACCGGCACCCTCTATCACTGGGCGGGCCACGGCGACGGCACCTTCGGCGGCCGAGCTGCGCTGCTCACCGGCTGGGGGCCGGACTCCCAGACCACCGCGAGCACCTTCCGCGGCACCGGCCGGGCCGATCTGATCGCCCGGGACGACACCACCGGCGAGCTCAGGGAGTGGGACAACACCGGCGGCGCGGCCTTCAGCCGCCCCTTGCGGATCACCGCCGGCTGGTAG
- a CDS encoding acyltransferase: MKRRPRLAVLDGMRLAAALLVVFCHYTASDDAWGSPATDLFPGLHDVTQYGWVGVEVFFLISGFVICMSSWGKSFGDFVVSRVTRLYPAYWIAVVLAAVVVSLWPAVRQLNNWTEAAVNLTMLQEGLGVHSTDGVYWTLFVELKFYLLFGLFVVVRGVDYRRCVMFCALWTVAGLAEQVAPNKLLFMWTEPFYSPYFCAGIALYLMYRFKPTALLVGITLISFVLAEYQVSHRVARLGYDTTNVDHRIAAWPAQLIVAAAFLLLTLIALGVFDRIQWRWLSTAGALTYPLYLLHQDIGLTALHALKGRVGPLPLVLGMISAMMLLAYLVQRFLERPLSSALNRAMKSGMAELRYNSAPAERRPTRVQAPAEPERVPEPV; this comes from the coding sequence GTGAAGAGACGGCCCCGCCTCGCGGTCCTGGACGGGATGCGGCTGGCAGCAGCCCTGCTCGTGGTGTTCTGCCACTACACGGCCTCCGACGACGCCTGGGGCAGCCCGGCCACGGACCTCTTCCCGGGGCTGCACGACGTGACCCAGTACGGCTGGGTCGGGGTCGAGGTCTTCTTCCTCATCAGCGGCTTCGTCATCTGCATGAGCAGTTGGGGCAAGTCCTTCGGGGACTTCGTGGTCTCCCGGGTGACCAGGCTCTACCCGGCGTACTGGATCGCCGTGGTGCTCGCGGCCGTGGTCGTCAGCCTCTGGCCGGCGGTGCGGCAGTTGAACAACTGGACCGAGGCTGCGGTCAACCTGACGATGCTCCAGGAGGGCCTGGGCGTCCACAGCACCGACGGCGTCTACTGGACGCTCTTCGTCGAGCTGAAGTTCTACCTGCTGTTCGGTCTGTTCGTGGTGGTGCGCGGGGTCGACTACCGCCGCTGCGTCATGTTCTGCGCGCTCTGGACGGTGGCCGGACTGGCCGAGCAGGTGGCGCCGAACAAGCTGCTCTTCATGTGGACGGAGCCGTTCTACTCGCCGTACTTCTGCGCCGGCATCGCGCTCTACCTGATGTACCGCTTCAAGCCCACCGCCCTGCTGGTCGGCATCACCCTGATCTCCTTCGTGCTGGCGGAGTACCAGGTCTCCCACCGGGTGGCCCGGCTGGGCTACGACACCACCAATGTGGACCACCGGATCGCCGCCTGGCCGGCCCAGCTGATCGTCGCGGCCGCGTTCCTGCTGCTGACCCTGATCGCCCTCGGCGTCTTCGACCGCATCCAGTGGCGCTGGCTCTCCACGGCGGGCGCGCTCACCTACCCGCTCTACCTGCTCCACCAGGACATCGGCTTGACGGCGCTGCACGCGCTCAAGGGCCGGGTCGGCCCGCTGCCGCTGGTGCTCGGGATGATCTCGGCGATGATGCTGCTCGCTTATCTCGTCCAGCGCTTCCTGGAGCGGCCGCTGAGCTCCGCGCTGAACCGGGCGATGAAGAGCGGTATGGCCGAGCTCCGGTACAACTCGGCCCCGGCGGAGCGCCGCCCGACCCGCGTCCAGGCTCCGGCCGAGCCGGAGCGGGTGCCGGAGCCGGTCTGA
- a CDS encoding stealth family protein: MEADGGRAGVVRSAPPVEQNARLLPVPGGQLPDGQAEGGRSSLGVLQSERSRLVRVYRRLLPERSRAAIAGKISHEVRTQVIHQISRSLSLQQRVTTVRGGRLARRHPALFESGQVVLAQVGRARKVVSLRADASPMQARTDNLQLVRRALDAAGIRHFCVRGALDASSVVAVSRADRAAAHAALAALCAKVPGYVSAVPLGPATVPDHSEPGFEADSWHEVAKAGVIRLTWFHGDPSGQYVLGHEYGCDVEFWTPTEGELLAPRRNRVCERVPADGPVVDGAPGLFTRLEAWDRPGEPVPTRAEFTHPLPEDVRFPVDVVYTWVDGNDPAWQRRRAEAEGSPHDYNPEAVNDARFMSRDELRYSLRSLHLNAPWVRNVYLVTDDQTPEWLDTSNPRLKVLSHRDVFRDASVLPTFNSHAIESQLHHISGLSEQFLYFNDDVFLGRPVPPQQFFHSNGLTKFFPSTAMVPLGEATLLDAPVAAAAKNNRRLIEDEFGTRLVQKMMHVPHALRRDVLWEIEARYAEGHRATSATRFRSPTDLSVASSLHHYYGYHSGRAVPDRLEYAYLDLMHPSTSRRLARILADRNLDVFCINDTVSARKDLANQLELLQPFLDSYFPVPSPFEK; the protein is encoded by the coding sequence ATGGAGGCTGACGGCGGTCGGGCCGGAGTGGTGCGCTCGGCGCCGCCGGTCGAGCAGAACGCGCGGCTGCTGCCCGTACCGGGCGGTCAGCTGCCGGACGGGCAGGCCGAGGGCGGGCGCAGCTCGCTCGGCGTGCTCCAGTCCGAGCGGTCCCGGCTGGTCCGGGTCTACCGCCGGCTGCTGCCCGAGCGCAGCCGGGCGGCCATCGCCGGGAAGATCTCGCACGAGGTACGCACCCAGGTCATCCACCAGATCTCGCGCTCGCTCTCGCTCCAGCAGCGGGTGACCACCGTGCGCGGCGGCCGGCTGGCCCGTCGTCACCCCGCGCTGTTCGAATCCGGCCAGGTCGTGCTGGCCCAGGTCGGCCGGGCCCGCAAGGTGGTCAGCCTGCGCGCCGACGCCTCGCCGATGCAGGCCCGCACCGACAACCTCCAGCTGGTGCGCCGCGCCCTGGATGCCGCCGGCATCCGCCACTTCTGCGTCCGGGGCGCCCTGGACGCCTCCTCGGTGGTGGCCGTCTCCCGGGCCGACCGGGCCGCCGCGCACGCCGCGCTGGCCGCGCTCTGCGCCAAGGTGCCCGGGTACGTCTCGGCCGTGCCGCTCGGCCCGGCCACCGTGCCGGACCACTCCGAGCCGGGCTTCGAGGCGGACAGCTGGCACGAGGTGGCCAAGGCCGGCGTCATCCGGCTCACCTGGTTCCACGGCGACCCGTCCGGGCAGTACGTGCTCGGCCACGAGTACGGCTGCGACGTCGAGTTCTGGACCCCGACCGAGGGCGAGCTGCTCGCGCCGCGGCGCAACCGGGTCTGCGAGCGGGTGCCGGCCGACGGGCCCGTGGTGGACGGCGCGCCCGGGCTGTTCACCAGACTCGAGGCCTGGGACCGGCCGGGAGAGCCCGTGCCGACCCGCGCGGAGTTCACCCACCCGCTGCCCGAGGACGTCCGCTTCCCGGTGGACGTGGTCTACACCTGGGTGGACGGCAACGACCCCGCCTGGCAGCGCCGCCGCGCCGAGGCCGAGGGATCGCCGCACGACTACAACCCCGAGGCGGTGAACGACGCCCGCTTCATGAGCCGGGACGAACTCCGCTACAGCCTGCGCTCGCTGCACCTCAACGCGCCCTGGGTGCGCAACGTCTACCTCGTCACCGACGACCAGACGCCGGAGTGGCTGGACACCTCCAACCCGCGGCTCAAGGTGCTCAGCCACCGGGACGTCTTCCGGGACGCCTCGGTGCTGCCTACCTTCAACTCGCACGCGATCGAGAGCCAGCTGCACCACATATCCGGGCTCTCTGAGCAGTTCCTCTACTTCAATGACGACGTCTTCCTGGGCCGCCCGGTTCCGCCGCAGCAGTTCTTCCACTCGAACGGGTTGACCAAGTTCTTCCCGTCCACCGCGATGGTGCCGCTCGGCGAGGCCACGCTGCTCGACGCCCCGGTGGCCGCCGCGGCCAAGAACAACCGGCGGCTGATCGAGGACGAGTTCGGCACCCGGCTGGTGCAGAAGATGATGCACGTGCCGCACGCGCTGCGGCGGGACGTGCTCTGGGAGATCGAGGCCCGCTACGCGGAGGGCCACCGGGCCACCTCGGCCACCCGCTTCCGCAGCCCCACCGACCTCTCGGTGGCCTCCTCCCTGCACCACTACTACGGCTACCACTCGGGCCGCGCCGTCCCCGACCGGCTCGAGTACGCCTACCTCGACCTGATGCACCCGAGCACCTCCCGCCGCCTGGCCAGGATCCTCGCCGACCGCAACCTCGACGTGTTCTGCATCAACGACACCGTCTCGGCCCGCAAGGACCTGGCCAACCAGCTGGAGCTGCTCCAGCCCTTCCTGGACTCCTACTTCCCGGTGCCCAGCCCGTTCGAGAAGTAG
- a CDS encoding stealth conserved region 3 domain-containing protein, with protein sequence MKITFLLTTADAMGGTERAVLTVAEALAELHEVKVLSIFKTRASSFFTAKVPIEYLVDNTGPVPRPARGGELEDSVYKAVASRPSELVDPAWERAFNRLSDLEAERYLRATDADVIVSSTPALQALMVRVAPPSVVTVGQEHRVSELRGISGAPLIEFTPRLDAMVTLSEPTKVWFAETFAGFAPRLAVIGNALPGEYRPTSSLETRTITQAGRMVSEKQIDHAITAFSKVAGAHPQWKLRLLGDGPLLRRMRELAANLGILDQVQLVGSTPHMLEEWAQASICLLTSRVEAFGLVLAEAQAAGVPIVSYACPNGPAEIVTDEVDGLLVPPGDIDGLAEALRRLITEQETRQAFGAAALAASERWSAPVIAQRWSSLLTELVAARDNGTLAAERERRRLLHESSLTELGVVAAEASTSPSAVVRIDQRAHEVRIEAQGGGSVVRGGGMLCQVADDLTPFDVMRANLDLVVEVLEQAGIPYLLTRTNLLRYSLAVDVEYREKLLTVLTEQYKDEPVYAALLNARGGAVKNVLAAVLDQHLANAEAIHGVRVFRPVSTTAATLRLTGVYGCTVSFLEPVEEQDDLLALAGDTVYGPTLPKSMLADTAVRTVDGRDYPSLAAFTKRLPNDVDFPVDAVYTWVDGNDPAWKARRNKVLAERGLAPAQTDGDGASDDARFRDREELRYSLRSLDMFAPWIRTIYLVTDDQTPAWLDTDHPRVKVVSHRELFGDTGTLPSFNSHAIESRLHRIEGLSEQFLYLNDDVFFGRPLRPETFFLSSGQAKCFPSPTKVDPAPVQDGEEFALIAAKNNRALLEREFGRTPTNTFVHSPHALRRSTLAELEERFPMEVARTADAQLRSATDLAIASSLQHYYGMFTGRSVADTISCGFVNVGLRTHHPRLAKLLGARPNDVFCINDYHDADVSAEEQADVLAVFLPSYFPVASQFEKGSVRNRRVVRS encoded by the coding sequence GTGAAGATCACTTTCCTGCTCACCACCGCTGACGCGATGGGCGGCACCGAACGCGCTGTCCTCACCGTGGCCGAGGCCCTGGCCGAGCTGCACGAGGTCAAGGTGCTGAGCATCTTCAAGACCCGCGCCAGCAGCTTCTTCACCGCCAAGGTGCCGATCGAGTACCTGGTGGACAACACCGGCCCGGTGCCCCGCCCGGCCCGGGGCGGCGAACTGGAGGACTCGGTCTACAAGGCCGTCGCCTCCCGCCCCAGCGAGCTGGTGGACCCGGCCTGGGAGCGGGCGTTCAACCGGCTCTCCGACCTGGAGGCCGAGCGCTACCTGCGCGCCACCGACGCCGACGTGATCGTCTCCTCCACCCCGGCGCTGCAGGCCCTGATGGTCCGGGTCGCCCCGCCGTCGGTGGTGACGGTCGGTCAGGAGCACCGCGTCTCCGAGCTGCGCGGCATCAGTGGCGCCCCGCTGATCGAGTTCACCCCGCGGCTGGACGCGATGGTGACGCTCAGCGAGCCCACCAAGGTCTGGTTCGCCGAGACCTTCGCCGGCTTCGCCCCCCGCCTCGCCGTGATCGGCAACGCGCTGCCCGGCGAGTACCGCCCGACCTCCTCGCTGGAGACCCGCACCATCACCCAGGCCGGCCGGATGGTGTCCGAGAAGCAGATCGACCACGCCATCACCGCCTTCTCCAAGGTGGCCGGGGCGCACCCGCAGTGGAAGCTGCGCCTGCTCGGCGACGGCCCGCTGCTGCGCCGGATGCGCGAGCTCGCGGCCAACCTCGGCATCCTGGACCAGGTGCAGCTGGTCGGCTCCACCCCGCACATGCTGGAGGAGTGGGCCCAGGCCAGCATCTGCCTGCTCACCTCCCGGGTCGAGGCGTTCGGCCTGGTGCTCGCCGAGGCCCAGGCGGCCGGCGTGCCGATCGTCTCCTACGCCTGCCCGAACGGCCCGGCCGAGATCGTCACCGACGAGGTGGACGGCCTGCTGGTGCCGCCCGGCGACATCGACGGCCTGGCCGAGGCGCTGCGCCGCCTGATCACCGAGCAGGAGACCCGCCAGGCCTTCGGCGCCGCCGCCCTGGCCGCCTCCGAGCGCTGGTCCGCCCCGGTGATCGCCCAGCGCTGGAGCAGCCTGCTCACCGAGCTGGTGGCCGCCCGCGACAACGGCACCCTGGCCGCCGAGCGCGAGCGCCGCCGGCTGCTGCACGAGTCCTCGCTGACCGAGCTGGGCGTGGTCGCCGCCGAGGCCTCCACCTCCCCCTCCGCCGTGGTCCGGATCGACCAGCGCGCCCACGAGGTGCGGATCGAGGCCCAGGGCGGCGGCAGCGTCGTCCGCGGTGGCGGCATGCTCTGCCAGGTCGCCGACGACCTGACCCCCTTCGACGTGATGCGGGCCAACCTCGACCTCGTGGTCGAGGTGCTGGAGCAGGCGGGCATCCCGTACCTGCTCACCCGCACCAACCTGCTGCGCTACAGCCTGGCCGTCGACGTCGAGTACCGCGAGAAGCTGCTCACCGTGCTCACCGAGCAGTACAAGGACGAGCCGGTCTACGCGGCGCTGCTCAACGCCCGCGGCGGCGCCGTGAAGAACGTGCTGGCCGCCGTGCTCGACCAGCACCTGGCGAACGCCGAGGCGATCCACGGCGTCCGGGTCTTCCGCCCGGTCTCCACCACCGCCGCCACCCTGCGCCTGACCGGCGTCTACGGCTGCACCGTCTCCTTCCTGGAGCCGGTCGAGGAGCAGGACGACCTGCTGGCCCTCGCGGGTGACACCGTGTACGGGCCGACCCTGCCCAAGTCGATGCTGGCGGACACCGCCGTGCGCACCGTCGACGGCCGGGACTACCCCTCGCTGGCGGCCTTCACCAAGCGGCTGCCCAACGACGTGGACTTCCCCGTGGACGCCGTCTACACCTGGGTGGACGGCAACGACCCGGCCTGGAAGGCCCGCCGCAACAAGGTGCTGGCCGAGCGCGGCCTGGCCCCGGCCCAGACCGACGGTGACGGCGCCTCGGACGACGCGCGCTTCCGCGACCGCGAGGAGCTGCGCTACAGCCTTCGCTCGCTGGACATGTTCGCGCCCTGGATCCGCACGATCTACCTGGTCACCGACGACCAGACCCCGGCCTGGCTGGACACCGACCACCCGCGGGTCAAGGTGGTCAGCCACCGCGAGCTGTTCGGCGACACCGGCACCCTGCCCAGCTTCAACTCGCACGCCATCGAGAGCCGGCTGCACCGGATCGAGGGGCTCTCCGAGCAGTTCCTCTACCTCAACGACGACGTGTTCTTCGGCCGCCCGCTGCGCCCGGAGACCTTCTTCCTGAGCAGCGGCCAGGCCAAGTGCTTCCCCTCCCCGACCAAGGTCGACCCGGCCCCGGTCCAGGACGGCGAGGAGTTCGCGCTGATCGCGGCCAAGAACAACCGGGCCCTGCTGGAGCGCGAGTTCGGCCGTACCCCCACCAACACCTTCGTGCACTCCCCGCACGCGCTGCGCCGCTCCACCCTGGCGGAGCTGGAGGAGCGCTTCCCGATGGAGGTGGCCCGCACCGCGGACGCCCAGCTGCGCAGCGCGACCGACCTGGCCATCGCCTCCTCGCTGCAGCACTACTACGGGATGTTCACCGGCCGCAGCGTCGCCGACACCATCTCCTGCGGCTTCGTCAACGTCGGCCTGCGCACCCACCACCCGCGCCTGGCCAAGCTGCTCGGCGCCCGCCCGAACGACGTCTTCTGCATCAACGACTACCACGACGCGGACGTCTCGGCCGAGGAGCAGGCCGACGTCCTCGCCGTCTTCCTGCCCAGTTACTTCCCCGTCGCGAGCCAGTTCGAGAAGGGCAGCGTCCGCAACCGCCGCGTGGTCCGCTCATGA